A single genomic interval of Candidatus Bathyarchaeota archaeon harbors:
- the rpsB gene encoding 30S ribosomal protein S2: MQEKTDEEISLASEEELLLPRDMMLSAGIHIGTRMKAKDMNQFIYRVRPDGLFVLDVKQTDERIRIAAKFLSRFEPKKIAAVAARLYARYPAKKFCEATKATPIAGRFVPGLFSNPLYQHHLEPTVIIVSDPKADVQAVKEAGIMGIPVVALCSTDNEFSGVDFVIPTNNKGRRALAVIYWMLARQVLREKGELAPDKDMESSIDDFETKISKVGQPTEGARK; the protein is encoded by the coding sequence ATTCAAGAGAAGACTGACGAAGAAATCTCGTTAGCAAGTGAAGAAGAACTCCTACTGCCACGCGACATGATGCTCTCCGCAGGCATCCACATTGGAACCAGGATGAAAGCAAAAGACATGAACCAATTCATCTATCGCGTAAGACCTGACGGCTTATTTGTTCTGGATGTTAAGCAAACAGATGAACGAATACGCATTGCAGCAAAGTTTCTTTCAAGATTTGAACCTAAAAAAATCGCTGCTGTCGCAGCCCGACTCTACGCACGCTATCCGGCAAAGAAGTTCTGCGAGGCAACAAAAGCAACACCTATTGCAGGGAGATTCGTTCCTGGACTGTTCTCAAACCCTCTATATCAACATCACCTCGAACCAACAGTTATTATTGTTTCAGACCCAAAAGCTGATGTTCAAGCTGTAAAAGAAGCAGGAATCATGGGCATTCCGGTTGTGGCATTATGCAGCACTGACAACGAATTCTCCGGCGTAGACTTTGTGATTCCAACGAACAACAAAGGCAGAAGAGCCTTAGCGGTTATTTATTGGATGCTGGCTAGGCAAGTACTTCGTGAGAAGGGAGAGTTAGCACCTGATAAAGACATGGAATCGTCCATTGACGACTTTGAAACAAAAATATCCAAAGTAGGACAGCCAACTGAAGGGGCACGTAAGTGA
- a CDS encoding UbiD family decarboxylase gives MGFRHFLEQLDTEGELTRIRKEVSTEYELAGIIDALKEKPVFFEKVKESNIPVVAGLVSSKESVAKALNVERGQLLHKLSNAIKKPFPSPNVVKKGECQQIVEKDVDLTKLPIMKYTEKDGGKYVASAIAIIRDPELGRNMCFHRLMLLDRKKFVARIVEDRGTDTALKKSGGELEIAMCIGNSTAVLLAASTSLPKGVDELGMANVLEKTELVKCKTVDLEVPRDCEIVLEGRVTKERAPEGPFLDLTGILDKVRQQPVIEISCMTYRENPIYQTILAGRKEHKLLMGMPREPTIFNETNKVCECKDVYITIGGCSWLHAVVQIKKRNTDDGKKAIRAAFKGHRSLKHCVVVDDDINIYDPNEIEWAIATRFQADEDAVILPKQRGSSLDPSGDLTGGKKAITCKMGLDATIPFTQTGKGFRKEEYREVDLDKFL, from the coding sequence TTGGGGTTTAGACATTTCTTAGAACAACTTGACACAGAAGGAGAACTAACAAGAATAAGAAAGGAAGTCTCGACTGAGTATGAACTGGCGGGAATTATAGATGCCCTCAAGGAAAAACCCGTATTTTTTGAAAAAGTGAAAGAGTCCAACATCCCTGTTGTAGCTGGTCTCGTCTCTTCAAAAGAATCGGTCGCCAAAGCTTTGAACGTAGAAAGGGGACAATTGCTGCACAAGCTATCTAATGCGATAAAAAAGCCTTTTCCGTCTCCGAATGTTGTAAAGAAGGGAGAATGCCAACAAATCGTTGAAAAAGATGTTGATCTAACAAAACTCCCGATAATGAAGTACACAGAAAAGGACGGCGGAAAATATGTGGCATCCGCCATAGCTATAATAAGAGACCCTGAATTGGGTAGAAACATGTGCTTCCACAGGTTGATGCTGCTGGATAGGAAAAAGTTTGTAGCCAGAATCGTTGAAGATAGGGGAACGGACACCGCCCTGAAAAAATCTGGTGGCGAACTCGAGATAGCGATGTGCATAGGAAACTCAACCGCCGTTCTCCTAGCTGCTTCCACATCTCTGCCGAAAGGAGTCGACGAATTAGGAATGGCTAATGTGCTAGAAAAAACGGAACTGGTGAAATGTAAAACCGTTGATCTCGAGGTCCCGAGAGACTGTGAAATTGTATTAGAGGGACGAGTAACGAAAGAAAGAGCACCTGAAGGGCCATTCTTAGACCTCACAGGAATCCTCGACAAGGTGAGACAGCAACCAGTGATAGAAATAAGCTGCATGACCTATAGAGAAAACCCCATCTACCAAACCATACTTGCTGGAAGAAAAGAACACAAGCTATTAATGGGAATGCCCAGAGAACCAACTATCTTCAATGAAACGAACAAAGTTTGTGAATGCAAGGATGTTTACATAACTATTGGTGGTTGCAGCTGGCTGCATGCAGTCGTGCAAATAAAGAAACGGAACACAGATGATGGAAAAAAAGCGATCAGAGCAGCTTTTAAAGGTCACAGATCATTGAAGCACTGTGTCGTTGTGGATGACGACATAAACATCTATGATCCGAATGAAATCGAGTGGGCAATTGCAACTAGATTCCAAGCAGATGAAGACGCTGTTATCCTACCAAAACAAAGAGGATCTTCTCTTGATCCCTCTGGAGATTTGACTGGAGGAAAAAAAGCGATAACATGCAAGATGGGATTAGACGCAACGATTCCATTCACACAAACAGGTAAAGGCTTCAGGAAAGAGGAATACAGAGAAGTTGATCTAGACAAGTTCTTGTGA
- the amrB gene encoding AmmeMemoRadiSam system protein B, whose amino-acid sequence MRVRRPCQAGSFYAATAEALKRQIKNCFTHRLGPGKTPITREGSRNIIGLVCPHAGYMYSGPVAAHSYYNLAADGKPDVVVIFGPNHTGQGSGLAVMKEGVWRTPLGDVQIDEETANLIMCKSKIIDVDELAHTYEHSIEVQLPFLQYLYGSAFKFVPISFLMQDLESSCEVGQAVAEALDGKNALIIASTDMTHYEPHETAAKKDKKALSALEKLDEEEFYSIVESYHITACGYGPVVALITAAKLRSATKGQILCYKTSGDVTGDYSTVVGYASVAVTK is encoded by the coding sequence GTGAGAGTAAGAAGACCATGCCAGGCAGGAAGCTTCTACGCTGCCACTGCAGAAGCGCTAAAAAGGCAGATAAAAAACTGTTTCACGCATAGACTGGGTCCAGGAAAAACTCCAATTACACGAGAGGGTTCAAGAAACATCATTGGCTTAGTTTGTCCCCACGCGGGCTACATGTACTCGGGTCCAGTGGCTGCCCATTCATATTACAATTTGGCGGCTGATGGCAAACCAGATGTCGTCGTGATTTTTGGCCCGAACCACACTGGACAAGGTAGCGGATTGGCAGTTATGAAAGAGGGTGTTTGGCGAACACCTTTGGGCGATGTGCAAATCGACGAAGAGACAGCAAATCTGATTATGTGCAAGTCAAAAATTATTGACGTGGATGAACTGGCACATACTTACGAGCATTCAATTGAAGTTCAACTTCCCTTTCTTCAATATCTTTACGGCTCAGCGTTCAAGTTTGTACCCATAAGCTTTCTCATGCAGGATCTTGAGTCAAGCTGCGAAGTAGGTCAGGCTGTAGCAGAGGCTTTGGATGGAAAAAACGCGTTAATCATCGCCTCTACGGATATGACCCATTATGAGCCCCATGAAACAGCTGCAAAGAAAGATAAGAAAGCACTTAGTGCCTTAGAAAAACTGGATGAAGAAGAGTTTTATTCAATTGTTGAAAGTTACCATATAACTGCTTGTGGGTATGGCCCTGTCGTGGCTCTTATTACCGCAGCTAAACTACGTAGTGCCACGAAAGGTCAAATACTCTGCTATAAAACAAGCGGTGACGTTACAGGAGATTATTCAACCGTAGTCGGTTACGCCTCAGTCGCTGTCACAAAATAG
- a CDS encoding DUF126 domain-containing protein, with product MELRGRTISKGVAEGEALSTSQPISFFGGVDPDTSEIIEKGHELEGKRVRARMLVFPNGKGSTVGSYTLYRLKKNGVAPAGIINKECETVVAVGAIISEIPCVDKIDISKIRTGDFVHLENGVVTIKKQ from the coding sequence ATGGAGTTAAGAGGAAGAACCATTTCAAAGGGAGTTGCAGAAGGAGAAGCCCTGAGCACGTCACAACCAATCTCATTTTTTGGCGGGGTTGACCCAGATACCAGCGAGATAATAGAAAAAGGGCATGAACTGGAAGGAAAAAGAGTCAGAGCTAGAATGTTAGTTTTCCCAAATGGAAAAGGATCAACCGTTGGGTCCTACACACTCTACAGATTGAAAAAGAATGGCGTGGCTCCTGCCGGAATCATAAACAAAGAATGTGAAACTGTGGTCGCTGTTGGTGCAATAATCTCAGAAATTCCTTGTGTTGACAAGATTGATATTTCAAAAATAAGAACGGGAGATTTCGTTCATTTAGAGAATGGCGTTGTCACAATAAAGAAGCAATGA
- the mvk gene encoding mevalonate kinase, translated as MGRGSGFGKVILFNEHFVVYGVPGIVSAIDSTAYAEARKAGEGIVVKDERKGAKGYAEKKRTQQKDSIDRMLKAMGIGPEKVSLEILLGGNLPGFSGIGASAASSVAIARAIAKEFKLDLSDERINDIAYEAEKAYAGTPSGIDNTAATYGGLIWFKRTLCGGPNIIEKLSIEEPVEIVIGNTGIVADTKEMVAGVAARRKKNAEKYDRLFKQAEELVFTARKALEDFDIRKVGELINENHCLLQEIEVSCEELDYLVNLAREEGAFGAKLTGGGSGGCMVALTPGRTLQEKVAATIENQGFNVLKTKIGIQKI; from the coding sequence ATGGGAAGAGGTTCGGGCTTCGGAAAAGTCATCCTGTTCAACGAACACTTCGTTGTTTACGGTGTCCCAGGAATTGTTTCCGCAATTGATTCAACAGCTTACGCAGAAGCAAGAAAAGCTGGAGAAGGAATAGTGGTGAAAGATGAAAGAAAGGGCGCAAAAGGGTATGCTGAAAAGAAAAGGACTCAGCAAAAAGACTCAATAGATCGGATGCTCAAAGCAATGGGCATCGGTCCGGAAAAGGTCTCTTTAGAGATTTTGTTGGGAGGAAACCTTCCTGGTTTCAGTGGAATTGGTGCTTCTGCTGCGAGCAGTGTTGCAATTGCCAGAGCCATAGCAAAAGAATTCAAATTGGATTTGTCCGATGAAAGAATCAATGATATTGCCTATGAGGCTGAGAAAGCTTACGCTGGAACCCCTTCAGGCATTGACAATACTGCAGCGACTTATGGGGGATTGATTTGGTTCAAGAGAACTCTATGCGGAGGACCAAACATAATCGAGAAATTGAGTATAGAAGAACCGGTTGAAATTGTCATAGGCAACACAGGAATTGTAGCTGACACTAAGGAAATGGTTGCTGGGGTTGCAGCAAGAAGGAAAAAGAATGCAGAAAAATACGATCGGCTGTTTAAGCAAGCAGAAGAGTTAGTGTTCACAGCAAGGAAAGCCTTAGAAGATTTTGACATAAGAAAAGTTGGGGAGTTGATCAACGAAAATCATTGTCTACTGCAGGAAATTGAAGTTTCCTGTGAAGAACTCGATTATTTGGTGAACTTAGCTCGAGAGGAAGGAGCGTTTGGAGCAAAACTCACGGGGGGTGGCAGTGGAGGCTGCATGGTAGCATTAACCCCGGGGAGAACATTGCAGGAAAAGGTTGCAGCAACAATTGAAAATCAAGGATTCAATGTGTTGAAAACAAAAATTGGGATTCAAAAAATATAA
- a CDS encoding aconitase X catalytic domain-containing protein produces MYLTKEEERMLNGEEGYAVKKSMEILVALGDIYGAEKLIEVGSVQVAGVSYHNLGDAGLEFLNELAKDGKVRVLTTLNPAGMDLKDWKKLGIDEEFARKQNLVIDAFKKMGIIISCTCTPYLIGNLPIYGEHIAWSESSAVTFANSVIGAKTNREGGPSALAAAFVGKTPYYGLHLDENRAPDTCVHVAAKLKKISDWGALGYCTGKKAENKIPYVTGIEDANLDELKSFCASMVTYGSKPLFYMRGITPGSEKHQPPRETITIENEDIEEAYQSINDDFCTVDLVCIGCPHCSIKEIAEIAKLLKNKNISSNTEFWVACSRLVKQIADERGYTEAIERAGGKFACDTCMAVAPLRGKFRSVATTSAKGCYYSRHNDMMTKMGSLEECIEAAVKGKWS; encoded by the coding sequence ATGTATCTCACGAAAGAAGAAGAGAGAATGCTGAATGGAGAAGAAGGCTACGCAGTAAAAAAATCCATGGAGATACTCGTCGCCTTAGGCGACATCTACGGCGCTGAAAAGCTCATAGAAGTAGGCTCTGTTCAAGTGGCAGGTGTATCATACCATAACCTCGGAGATGCTGGTCTGGAGTTTCTAAACGAATTGGCAAAAGACGGGAAAGTCAGAGTGCTCACAACTTTGAATCCTGCAGGAATGGATCTGAAGGATTGGAAGAAGCTCGGGATCGACGAGGAGTTCGCAAGAAAGCAGAATTTGGTCATCGACGCCTTCAAGAAAATGGGCATAATCATCTCTTGTACGTGTACTCCTTACTTGATAGGTAACCTACCAATATACGGAGAGCATATTGCTTGGTCGGAATCCTCTGCAGTTACTTTTGCCAACTCTGTTATCGGAGCAAAGACAAATAGAGAAGGAGGTCCATCAGCTCTTGCGGCGGCTTTTGTTGGCAAAACACCGTACTATGGACTTCATCTGGACGAGAACAGAGCGCCAGACACTTGTGTGCACGTAGCTGCAAAATTGAAAAAAATCTCAGATTGGGGAGCTCTTGGCTACTGTACTGGCAAGAAAGCAGAAAACAAAATCCCGTACGTAACTGGCATTGAAGATGCTAATTTAGATGAGTTGAAATCTTTCTGTGCCTCCATGGTGACTTATGGCTCAAAACCCCTGTTCTATATGAGGGGAATAACCCCTGGATCCGAAAAACATCAACCCCCTAGAGAGACTATAACAATTGAGAATGAGGACATAGAGGAAGCATACCAAAGCATTAATGACGACTTTTGCACCGTCGATTTAGTCTGCATTGGGTGCCCCCACTGCTCAATTAAAGAAATCGCTGAAATAGCAAAGCTGCTGAAAAACAAGAATATATCTTCAAACACCGAATTCTGGGTCGCATGCTCAAGACTTGTGAAACAGATCGCAGATGAAAGAGGTTACACTGAAGCAATCGAAAGGGCTGGGGGGAAATTCGCCTGTGACACTTGTATGGCTGTAGCTCCACTGAGAGGAAAATTTCGATCTGTCGCAACAACCTCTGCAAAAGGATGCTACTACTCAAGACATAACGATATGATGACAAAAATGGGAAGTCTAGAAGAATGCATAGAAGCTGCGGTGAAAGGAAAATGGAGTTAA